One stretch of Amycolatopsis tolypomycina DNA includes these proteins:
- a CDS encoding MFS transporter, translated as MTTTSSTRRVRTGRITIFVALAVFAQESTWNLYDSQVPPLLREHLGSAALIGLLMGMDNVLGIFIQPWMGNRSDRTRTSWGRRIPYLVAGMPVAALLFLLIPHAAASLPLLIATMFGYALVANSFKPIAESLLPDFVPPERRSRANAVVKIAASLTVMVAALISIFLIDAYPKLSFAIPAALMVVSLAVLAANVRDSRSPAYRSAVAEEREQAAPAARVRDTVLDIVRDRDRSRLLLIVSIFLFGGAWAASRALSTPYGMEVLGMSRGEAGGLTLPSGVAFIVAAYPVARLAERFGRLRVMTAGMTVFAAGMVLGTVIRNPAGVVTGLCVATAGASAFLVNAVVVLWNLAPSTRVVGTYTGLYTVGWVGGGFLGPALIGGLVDLTGWGLLLLHVAAVALLAVLAVARVGALQRRCATGRAL; from the coding sequence ATGACCACGACGTCGAGCACGCGCCGCGTACGGACCGGGCGGATCACGATCTTCGTCGCGCTGGCGGTCTTCGCGCAGGAGTCGACGTGGAACCTCTACGACTCGCAGGTGCCGCCGTTGCTCCGCGAGCACCTCGGCAGTGCCGCGCTGATCGGTCTCCTGATGGGGATGGACAACGTGCTCGGCATCTTCATCCAGCCGTGGATGGGCAACCGCTCCGACCGCACCCGCACCTCGTGGGGGCGGCGCATCCCGTACCTCGTCGCCGGGATGCCCGTGGCGGCGCTGCTGTTCCTCCTCATCCCGCACGCCGCGGCGTCGCTGCCGCTGCTGATCGCGACGATGTTCGGCTACGCGCTGGTCGCGAACTCCTTCAAGCCGATCGCCGAGTCCCTGCTCCCGGACTTCGTCCCGCCCGAGCGGCGCAGCCGCGCGAACGCGGTCGTCAAGATCGCGGCGAGTCTCACGGTGATGGTCGCGGCCCTGATCAGCATCTTCCTGATCGACGCGTATCCGAAGCTGTCGTTCGCGATCCCCGCGGCGCTGATGGTGGTGTCCCTGGCCGTGCTGGCCGCGAACGTGCGGGACAGCCGGTCGCCCGCCTACCGGAGCGCCGTCGCCGAGGAACGCGAACAGGCGGCACCCGCCGCACGGGTGCGGGACACCGTGCTCGACATCGTCCGGGACCGCGATCGCAGCCGGCTGCTGCTCATCGTGTCGATCTTCCTCTTCGGCGGCGCCTGGGCCGCCTCGCGGGCACTCAGCACGCCGTACGGCATGGAGGTGCTGGGCATGTCCCGCGGCGAAGCGGGCGGCCTCACGCTGCCCAGCGGGGTGGCCTTCATCGTGGCCGCCTACCCGGTCGCCAGGCTCGCCGAACGCTTCGGCAGGCTGCGGGTGATGACCGCCGGGATGACGGTGTTCGCGGCAGGCATGGTGCTCGGCACCGTGATCCGGAACCCCGCCGGTGTCGTCACCGGTCTCTGCGTGGCGACCGCGGGGGCCTCGGCGTTCCTCGTCAACGCGGTCGTCGTGCTGTGGAACCTCGCCCCGTCCACCCGCGTGGTCGGGACCTACACCGGGCTCTACACCGTGGGCTGGGTGGGTGGCGGCTTCCTCGGCCCGGCGCTGATCGGCGGCCTGGTCGACCTGACCGGCTGGGGCCTGCTGCTGCTCCACGTCGCGGCCGTCGCGCTCCTCGCCGTGCTGGCGGTCGCGCGGGTCGGCGCCCTGCAGCGCCGCTGCGCCACCGGTCGTGCGCTGTGA
- a CDS encoding NAD(P)-dependent oxidoreductase: MLITTDYLRPGDEADRFLRGRGLETRHLPMAGRRDPGELAAALAGIDAALVANEPLTGDVLARAPRLRVLVRTGVGYDSIDVTAAARLGITVSNLPGINANAVAEYTLGLLLAGARRLVQSASGVANGGWPREDGHELRGATLGLVGFGASARAVVPLARAFGMAVVCTTNVPAELRDPGVRCLGLGELLSISDYVSVHTALTERTRGLLGAAAFERMKRTALLVNTARGAIVDEAALAAAVRAGEIAGAALDVAAEEPLPPGSPLRGVAGIVVYSHLAGQTAEARRAAGLRGAEELVAALAGRGRFVVNGEK; the protein is encoded by the coding sequence GTGCTGATCACCACGGACTACCTCCGTCCCGGCGACGAGGCCGATCGGTTCCTGCGCGGACGCGGCCTGGAAACCCGGCACCTGCCCATGGCGGGCCGGCGCGATCCCGGCGAACTCGCCGCCGCGCTCGCCGGCATCGACGCGGCGCTGGTGGCCAACGAACCGCTGACGGGAGACGTCCTCGCCCGCGCACCGCGGCTGCGCGTCCTCGTGCGGACCGGGGTGGGCTACGACTCCATCGACGTCACCGCCGCGGCCCGGCTGGGGATCACGGTGAGCAACCTGCCCGGGATCAACGCCAACGCCGTGGCCGAGTACACCCTCGGCCTGCTGCTCGCCGGAGCACGGCGGCTCGTGCAGTCCGCTTCCGGGGTGGCGAACGGGGGATGGCCGCGCGAGGACGGACACGAACTGCGCGGTGCGACCCTCGGCCTCGTCGGCTTCGGTGCCTCGGCGCGGGCGGTGGTCCCGCTGGCGCGCGCCTTCGGCATGGCCGTGGTGTGCACGACGAACGTCCCGGCGGAACTGCGGGATCCCGGTGTCCGGTGCCTCGGGCTCGGCGAGCTGCTGTCCATTTCGGACTACGTCTCGGTGCACACCGCGCTGACCGAACGGACCCGGGGGCTCCTCGGCGCCGCGGCGTTCGAGCGGATGAAGCGGACGGCACTGCTGGTCAACACCGCGCGCGGCGCCATCGTCGACGAAGCCGCGCTCGCGGCGGCCGTCCGGGCCGGGGAGATCGCGGGCGCCGCGCTCGACGTCGCGGCCGAGGAGCCGCTTCCGCCCGGCAGTCCGCTGCGCGGGGTGGCCGGGATCGTCGTCTATTCCCACCTGGCCGGGCAGACGGCCGAAGCCCGCCGGGCCGCGGGCCTGCGCGGTGCGGAGGAACTGGTCGCGGCCCTCGCGGGGCGGGGCCGGTTCGTGGTGAACGGAGAGAAATGA
- a CDS encoding acyclic terpene utilization AtuA family protein gives METVRVLAPSGMLGAGWDHATVERGIALGADVISIDGGSTDSGPYYLGAATAKTTAKAVARDLRSLFTAAAGAGIPVIVGSCGTSGTDRGVDWVAGIAADVLAEEGLYLKVARIYSEQDATGLKECLDRIHPLPPSGELDAETLESCTHIVGAMGHEPIVEALRAGAQVVLAGRATDTAVAAAYPLMMGMPPGPTWHAAKIIECGGQCTSNPRAGGVLATIDAGGFTIEPLDPTVACTPISVAAHMLYETADPFEMREPAGTLDVRDARYTAVDDRIVRVEGSRFHLAGQYTVKLEGARITGYETVSFSAIRDPLILADVGAWANLMRTMITQRVRQTLELADDEYAFDLRLYGHNAVLDDLEPESGPPREVGVMLLVNAPDQATATAVAKVANPLMLHLPAPGMDYLPSLAFPFSPAEIERGAAYEFVLNHVVDCADPAELFRTELGEKTHA, from the coding sequence ATGGAGACAGTGCGCGTCCTGGCGCCGAGCGGCATGCTCGGCGCCGGCTGGGACCACGCGACGGTCGAGCGCGGCATCGCCCTGGGCGCCGACGTCATCAGCATCGACGGCGGGTCCACCGACTCCGGCCCCTACTACCTCGGCGCCGCGACGGCCAAGACGACGGCCAAGGCGGTCGCGCGCGACCTGCGCAGCCTGTTCACGGCCGCCGCGGGGGCGGGGATCCCGGTGATCGTGGGTTCCTGCGGCACGAGCGGGACCGACCGCGGCGTCGACTGGGTCGCCGGGATCGCCGCCGACGTGCTGGCCGAGGAGGGCCTGTACCTGAAGGTCGCGCGGATCTACAGCGAGCAGGACGCCACCGGCCTCAAGGAGTGCCTGGACCGCATCCACCCGTTGCCGCCCTCGGGAGAGCTCGACGCCGAGACCCTCGAAAGCTGCACGCACATCGTCGGGGCGATGGGCCACGAGCCGATCGTCGAAGCGCTGCGCGCGGGCGCCCAGGTCGTGCTCGCCGGCCGCGCGACCGACACGGCGGTGGCGGCCGCCTACCCGCTGATGATGGGCATGCCGCCCGGACCCACGTGGCACGCGGCGAAGATCATCGAGTGCGGTGGCCAGTGCACGAGCAACCCGCGGGCGGGCGGCGTCCTCGCCACCATCGACGCCGGCGGCTTCACCATCGAGCCGCTCGACCCGACGGTGGCGTGCACGCCGATCTCGGTGGCCGCCCACATGCTCTACGAGACCGCGGACCCGTTCGAAATGCGCGAGCCCGCGGGCACCCTCGACGTCCGGGACGCGCGGTACACCGCCGTCGACGACCGGATCGTCCGCGTCGAGGGATCGCGGTTCCACCTCGCCGGCCAGTACACGGTCAAGCTCGAAGGCGCCCGGATCACCGGCTACGAAACCGTGTCCTTCTCGGCGATCCGGGACCCGCTCATCCTCGCGGACGTCGGCGCCTGGGCGAACCTGATGCGCACGATGATCACGCAGCGGGTGCGCCAGACGCTGGAGCTGGCGGACGACGAGTACGCCTTCGACCTCCGTCTCTACGGCCACAACGCGGTGCTGGACGACCTCGAGCCCGAGAGCGGGCCGCCGCGCGAGGTGGGCGTGATGCTGCTCGTGAACGCCCCGGACCAGGCGACGGCCACGGCGGTCGCCAAGGTCGCCAACCCGCTGATGCTGCACCTGCCGGCGCCGGGGATGGACTACCTGCCGAGCCTCGCGTTCCCGTTCTCGCCCGCGGAGATCGAGCGCGGCGCGGCGTACGAGTTCGTGCTGAACCACGTGGTCGACTGCGCCGATCCCGCCGAGCTGTTCCGGACCGAGCTGGGGGAGAAAACCCATGCCTGA
- a CDS encoding DUF4387 domain-containing protein, with the protein MPERTLADLAHEVRAKNAGPFWVTMELFMRDAEGYRIAADLVDERVIARLYRVEESTVRLFRIPALNVVKISFPRPVSQGSLRDRDVHAGQHHVPLARMPVERS; encoded by the coding sequence ATGCCTGAGCGCACTCTCGCGGATCTCGCCCACGAGGTCCGCGCCAAGAACGCCGGCCCGTTCTGGGTCACCATGGAGCTGTTCATGCGGGACGCCGAGGGCTACCGGATCGCCGCGGACCTGGTGGACGAGCGGGTGATCGCCCGGCTCTACCGCGTCGAGGAGAGCACCGTCCGGCTGTTCCGGATCCCCGCGCTCAACGTCGTGAAGATCTCCTTCCCGCGCCCGGTGAGCCAGGGCTCGCTCCGGGACCGCGACGTCCACGCGGGACAGCACCACGTCCCGCTCGCCCGCATGCCGGTCGAGCGCTCGTGA
- a CDS encoding alpha/beta hydrolase, which yields MIRVADLPATHPGRRLLTKRSPFFAAPGEPRCSYCVYVPTSWTPDAELPVLVAVHGTGRSVGELREGFIPFAERHRLIVVVPLFPVGIDDPDDVDGYKHLDAHGIRFDLVLLDILEQVRFRWNARVGTVLLCGHSGGGQFAHRFLYLHPGRVAAVAVGAPGGVTLLDDSLAWPAGTGDTPRRFGSTVDPGAVARVPVLLVIGGDDDGRADLAAMGDHGHSRPEQLDRLSESLSRHGTPVTKVVVPGVGHSAAGTRPPVTGFFARFLSE from the coding sequence GTGATCCGGGTCGCGGACCTGCCCGCCACCCACCCCGGCCGCCGGTTGCTGACCAAACGCTCGCCGTTCTTCGCCGCCCCGGGCGAGCCGCGGTGCAGCTACTGCGTCTACGTGCCCACGAGCTGGACCCCGGACGCCGAGCTGCCGGTCCTGGTGGCCGTGCACGGCACCGGCCGCAGCGTCGGCGAGCTGCGCGAGGGGTTCATCCCCTTCGCGGAACGCCACCGCCTGATCGTGGTGGTCCCGCTGTTCCCGGTCGGCATCGACGATCCCGACGACGTGGACGGCTACAAGCACCTCGACGCCCACGGCATCCGGTTCGACCTGGTGCTGCTGGACATCCTGGAGCAGGTGCGGTTCCGGTGGAACGCGCGCGTCGGCACCGTGCTGCTGTGCGGGCACTCCGGCGGGGGCCAGTTCGCCCACCGCTTCCTGTACCTCCACCCCGGCCGGGTCGCCGCCGTCGCGGTCGGCGCGCCCGGCGGCGTGACCCTGCTCGACGACTCGCTCGCCTGGCCGGCGGGCACCGGCGACACCCCGCGGCGGTTCGGGAGCACCGTGGACCCCGGCGCGGTCGCCCGGGTGCCGGTGCTGCTCGTCATCGGCGGCGACGACGACGGGCGGGCCGACCTGGCCGCCATGGGCGACCACGGCCACAGCCGGCCGGAACAGCTCGACCGGCTCTCCGAAAGCCTGAGCCGCCACGGCACGCCCGTGACGAAGGTCGTGGTCCCCGGCGTGGGCCACAGCGCCGCGGGAACCCGACCGCCGGTCACCGGCTTCTTCGCCCGGTTCCTGTCCGAATAG
- a CDS encoding DEAD/DEAH box helicase, whose amino-acid sequence MPLVHALWSPGRGLLLWAEHDRRPAGTSSRSARIALSHPFAVSSADLTALHPGKPTSVTLLLPSRANRPLASTELRAGARRRGPAPSLRAWSVPALVVDAAELDDLDDSASYGASVTHLRAVAGLAAELVGRGRVLPTLLRRGDAAEARWRPVLQGVDFVAFDALVAAMPPVGRAEQIAPLTGASPRALVTDALHTLVDAAVRDRLARAEPPVDLRGGPGPAGAWLSALQGGDPRLDLPLAELRVLADAVAKWDEVADTDVVDGRACFRLAEVTTLRQPAADDPDDQTGDGTKWQLQFLLRATADPSLLLSAGQIWAGEANGLVRDPRGLFVAELGRAALVEPVLAPALRRTQPSEYDLTVEEAEHFLTSGAKRLLDAGFEVQLPATWDGRRRLALRLSVRSTPAEQVVARTRVGRDELAGFRWSIAVGDDELGEEELAKLVAAKTPLVRLRGRWISVDAERLRAGLEFLRRDPARQSPHPTAAELLELVHSGVETPLPVTDVRADGWVGDILAGRVQQTLRPVELPPSFRATLRPYQQRGVSWLAFMAALGLGACLADDMGLGKTVQTLALEAVERADGRHLPTLVLCPVSLVGMWQREAANFAPGLRVSAHHGGARGHGDALAERVAAADLVVTTYATATRDAGELETFTWRRLVLDEAHAIKNADTATAKAVRRFPAGHRLALTGTPVENRLADLWSVLDLLNPGLLGSRFEFRQRFAVPIERRGDTAAAAALRRRTRPYLLRRVKTDPAIVPELPDKIEIRQEYRLTREQGTLYSAVVEEMMKKIEDSQGIKRRGNVLAAITKLKQVCNHPAHLLHDGSPLGDRSGKVTRLEEVLAEILASGDRALCFTQYTEFGHLLVPHLADRLGTEVGFLHGGLAKGARDAIVDRFQSGAGPRILLLSLKAGGSGLTLTAAGQVLHLDRWWNPAVENQATDRAFRIGQRRTVQVRKFLCPGTVEDHIDTLITKKRALAGMVVGEGENWLTELSTDTLREVLTLGEDAIDD is encoded by the coding sequence TTGCCCCTCGTGCACGCTCTGTGGTCTCCGGGCCGAGGCCTGCTGCTCTGGGCGGAGCACGACCGGCGCCCGGCGGGCACGTCGAGCCGCTCGGCGCGGATCGCGCTCTCGCACCCGTTCGCCGTCTCCAGCGCTGACCTCACCGCGCTGCACCCCGGCAAGCCGACGTCGGTCACCTTGCTGCTGCCGTCGCGGGCGAACCGGCCGCTCGCCTCCACCGAACTGCGGGCCGGTGCCCGGCGACGAGGTCCGGCGCCGTCGCTGCGGGCGTGGTCCGTGCCGGCGCTGGTCGTCGACGCCGCCGAGCTGGACGACCTCGACGACTCGGCCTCCTACGGCGCCTCCGTCACCCACCTGCGGGCCGTCGCGGGGCTGGCCGCGGAGCTCGTGGGCCGGGGGCGGGTGCTGCCGACGCTGCTGCGGCGGGGCGACGCGGCTGAGGCGCGGTGGCGCCCGGTGCTGCAGGGCGTGGACTTCGTCGCGTTCGACGCGCTGGTCGCGGCCATGCCGCCGGTCGGGCGGGCCGAGCAGATCGCGCCGCTCACCGGGGCGTCGCCGCGTGCGCTCGTCACCGATGCCCTGCACACCCTGGTCGACGCCGCGGTCCGGGACCGGCTGGCGCGGGCCGAGCCGCCCGTCGACCTGCGTGGGGGCCCGGGTCCGGCCGGGGCGTGGCTGTCCGCGCTGCAGGGCGGCGATCCCCGCCTCGACCTGCCGCTGGCCGAACTCCGCGTGCTGGCCGACGCCGTCGCGAAGTGGGACGAGGTCGCCGACACCGACGTCGTCGACGGCCGGGCGTGCTTCCGGCTGGCCGAAGTCACCACCCTGCGGCAGCCGGCCGCCGACGACCCCGACGACCAGACCGGCGACGGCACCAAGTGGCAGCTGCAGTTCCTCCTGCGGGCCACCGCCGATCCGAGCCTGCTGCTGTCGGCCGGGCAGATCTGGGCGGGCGAGGCCAACGGCCTGGTCCGCGACCCGCGGGGGCTGTTCGTCGCCGAACTGGGCCGGGCCGCGCTGGTGGAACCGGTGCTGGCGCCGGCGTTGCGCCGGACGCAGCCGTCCGAGTACGACCTGACGGTCGAGGAAGCCGAACACTTCCTCACCTCCGGGGCGAAGCGGCTGCTCGACGCCGGGTTCGAAGTGCAGCTCCCGGCCACCTGGGACGGCCGGCGCCGGCTCGCGCTGCGGCTGTCGGTCCGCAGCACGCCGGCCGAGCAGGTCGTCGCCCGCACCCGGGTCGGCCGCGACGAGCTGGCCGGGTTCCGCTGGTCGATCGCGGTGGGCGACGACGAGCTCGGGGAAGAAGAGCTGGCGAAGCTCGTCGCGGCGAAGACCCCGCTGGTGCGCCTGCGGGGCCGGTGGATCAGCGTCGACGCCGAGCGGCTCCGCGCCGGGCTCGAGTTCCTGCGCCGGGACCCGGCCCGGCAGTCCCCGCACCCCACCGCGGCCGAGCTGCTGGAACTGGTCCACTCGGGAGTGGAAACGCCGCTGCCGGTCACCGACGTCCGCGCCGACGGCTGGGTCGGGGACATCCTGGCCGGGCGGGTCCAGCAGACGCTGCGGCCGGTCGAGCTGCCGCCGTCGTTCCGGGCCACGCTGCGCCCCTACCAGCAGCGGGGCGTCTCCTGGCTGGCGTTCATGGCGGCACTGGGGCTCGGCGCCTGCCTCGCCGACGACATGGGTCTCGGCAAGACCGTCCAGACACTGGCGCTCGAGGCCGTCGAACGGGCGGACGGCCGGCACCTTCCGACGCTGGTGCTGTGCCCGGTGTCGCTGGTCGGCATGTGGCAGCGGGAGGCGGCGAACTTCGCCCCGGGCCTGCGGGTCTCCGCCCACCACGGCGGTGCGCGCGGGCACGGCGACGCGCTCGCCGAGCGGGTGGCCGCGGCCGACCTCGTCGTCACGACCTACGCCACCGCCACCCGCGACGCCGGCGAACTCGAAACCTTCACCTGGCGACGCCTGGTGCTCGACGAAGCGCACGCGATCAAGAACGCCGACACCGCGACGGCCAAGGCGGTGCGCCGGTTCCCGGCCGGGCACCGGCTCGCGCTCACCGGCACCCCGGTGGAGAACCGGCTGGCGGACCTGTGGTCGGTGCTGGACCTCCTCAACCCGGGGCTGCTCGGCAGCCGGTTCGAGTTCCGGCAACGGTTCGCCGTCCCGATCGAGCGCCGCGGCGACACCGCCGCGGCCGCCGCGCTGCGCCGGCGCACCCGGCCGTACCTGCTGCGCCGGGTGAAGACCGATCCCGCGATCGTCCCCGAGCTGCCGGACAAGATCGAGATCCGGCAGGAGTACCGGCTCACCCGCGAACAGGGGACGCTCTACAGCGCGGTCGTCGAAGAGATGATGAAGAAGATCGAGGACAGCCAGGGCATCAAGCGCCGCGGCAACGTCCTCGCCGCGATCACGAAGCTCAAGCAGGTCTGCAACCACCCGGCGCACCTGCTGCACGACGGGTCCCCGCTCGGGGACCGCTCCGGCAAGGTCACCCGCCTCGAAGAGGTCCTCGCGGAAATCCTGGCCTCGGGTGACCGGGCGCTGTGCTTCACGCAGTACACCGAGTTCGGCCACCTGCTCGTGCCGCACCTGGCCGACCGGCTCGGCACCGAAGTCGGCTTCCTGCACGGCGGCCTGGCCAAGGGCGCGCGGGACGCGATCGTGGACCGCTTCCAGTCCGGCGCCGGGCCGCGGATCCTGTTGCTGTCGCTCAAAGCCGGCGGTTCCGGGCTGACGCTGACCGCGGCGGGCCAGGTGCTGCACCTGGACCGCTGGTGGAACCCGGCCGTGGAGAACCAGGCCACCGACCGGGCGTTCCGGATCGGGCAGCGCCGGACCGTGCAGGTGCGGAAGTTCCTGTGCCCGGGCACCGTCGAAGACCACATCGACACCCTGATCACGAAGAAGCGCGCGCTCGCGGGCATGGTGGTGGGCGAAGGCGAAAACTGGCTCACCGAGCTGTCCACGGACACCCTGCGCGAGGTGCTCACCCTGGGGGAGGACGCGATCGATGACTGA